One region of Quercus lobata isolate SW786 chromosome 2, ValleyOak3.0 Primary Assembly, whole genome shotgun sequence genomic DNA includes:
- the LOC115960453 gene encoding 60S ribosomal protein L13a-4-like, whose translation MKGWKVQNLAASSEKLVKANMVSGSVIIDARNHMLGRVASIIAKELLKGNKVVAVRSEEICISGGLVRQKMKYMRFLRKRMNTKPSHGPIHFRAPAKILWRTIRGMIPHKTKRGAAALARFKVYEGIPPPYNKMKRVVIPDALKVLRLQAGHKYCLLGKLSSEVGWNHYDTIKELERKRKERAQVAYERKKQLTKLRVKAEKTAEEKLGPQLEVIAPIIYIEKTMGQLSCS comes from the exons ATGAAAGGGTGGAAGGTCCAAAACCTAGCAGCCTCCTCAGAAAAACTAGTCAAGGCGAATATGGTGTCGGGGTCAGTTATCATCGATGCAAGGAATCACATGCTTGGTAGAGTAGCATCGATCATAGCGAAAGAGCTGCTGAAGGGTAATAAAGTGGTTGCGGTTAGATCCGAAGAGATCTGTATCTCAGGAGGACTTGTTCGCCAGAAAATGAAATACATGAGATTCCTCCGTAAGCGCATGAACACTAAGCCTTCTCATGGTCCCATCCATTTCCGCGCTCCTGCTAAGATTCTATGGCGCACTATTCGTGG aaTGATTCCTCACAAGACTAAACGTGGAGCTGCCGCGCTTGCACGTTTTAAGGTTTACGAGGGGATCCCACCTCCGTATAATAAGATGAAGAGGGTGGTAATACCTGATGCTCTCAA GGTTTTGAGGCTTCAGGCTGGACATAAGTACTGTTTGTTGGGCAAGCTTTCATCTGAGGTTGGATGGAACCACTATGACACTATTAAG GAGCTTGAGAGGAAGAGAAAGGAGAGAGCTCAGGTTGCATATGAGAGGAAGAAGCAGTTGACAAAATTGAGGGTTAAAGCTGAGAAGACTGCTGAGGAGAAGCTTGGCCCCCAGCTTGAAGTTATTGCACCTATCATTTATATTGAAAAAACCATGGGACAGCTGAGTTGCAGTTAA